The segment GTAGCTGGCCGCTGCGGTAGGGCTGCCGATGTAGAGGAACAGGATGCCCAGTTCGGCCCCGCGAAAACCACAAAGCCAGGCGCCAAGGGTACCGATCAGCGGCAGCCAGGCCATTTTTACCAGGCTGGCGTCCACGGCCAGCCGGCCGCTGTCGCGCAGAGCCGTCAGCGACAGGGTGCCGCCAATGCAGATCAGGGCCAGGGGCAGCGTCATCTGCGCCAGGTAATCACCGGAGGTAAGCAGCCAATTTGGCAACGGGACTTGGCCGTAGGCCATGGGAATGGCGACCAGCACGCTGAGGATCAGCGGGTTTTTCAGGATACTTTTGAGGATGCTCCACGGGTCGGACTTCAGATCGGGGCTGTAGACCGCCAGCACGATGGCAGACAACGAGTTGTACAACAGGATCACCAACCCGGCCAACACTGCACCCAATGAGATGCCATAGTCGCCGTACAAGCTTGCGGCCAGTGCCAGGCCAATCACGCCGTTGTTGCCGCGAAAGGCCCCCTGGGTGTAGATGCCTCGGTCGGCCCACGGGCTGCGCCAGACGGCCATGCCCCAGGCGATGGCAAATCCGGCCAGGGTGGCCACCGTGAAATAGAGCATGATCCCAGGCCGGACCGCAGCCGCCAGGTCGGCATGATAGATGCCCAGAAACAGCAAGGCCGGCATGCAGACGTTGAACACCAGTTGCGAGGCGACCTTGTTGAAGTTGTCGTCGATCAGGTGGATACGGCGAAGCAACACGCCCAAAAACAACATGGCGAAAACGGGCGCCGTGATGTTCAGCGTCTGGATGAGAAGGGCAAGCATGGGCGCACAATCCTGGAAGGGGGGTTGCCGTTAGGGGGCTAATGATACGCCAACGGCCAGGATTTGCGGGCATTGTGCCGTGATGGCCTTGCAAGCGGCCCTGCTGGAGTACTGAACCGGACGCGATGGGCCGCACAGCGGCCGCAGGATTTCAAACTCGCAGCCCCATTACATCTGGGCTCATCGCGGCCGGTCCGGCGTCCGCCAAGATCGCGCCTGCAGCAGCATTCAGCGCCGCACTGGCCGCTTCTGCAATTTGCGCTGCAATGTCCGGCGGTGCATGCCCAGCGCGCGCGCGGTCGCCGAGATGTTGCCCTCGTGCTCGTTCAGCACGCGCTGGATGTGTTCCCACTGCAGACGGTCCACGGACATGGGGTTTTCCGGCACCAGCGTGTCCAGGTCGGTGTGCTCGGACAGCAAGGCCGCCAGCACGTCGTCAGCGTCAGCCGGTTTGCACAGGTAGTTGCAGGCGCCGCGCTTGACCGCTTCCACTGCCGTGGCGATGCTCGAGTACCCGGTCAGGATGACGACCCGCATTTCCGGGTCCAGCTCCAGCAGCTTGGGCAGCAGCACCAGGCCCGAATCCCCGTCCATT is part of the Pseudomonas parafulva genome and harbors:
- a CDS encoding response regulator transcription factor; amino-acid sequence: MSEENQVETEELPHLLLVDDDATFTRVMARAMSRRGFRVSTASSAEEGLILAQQDLPDYATLDLKMDGDSGLVLLPKLLELDPEMRVVILTGYSSIATAVEAVKRGACNYLCKPADADDVLAALLSEHTDLDTLVPENPMSVDRLQWEHIQRVLNEHEGNISATARALGMHRRTLQRKLQKRPVRR
- a CDS encoding AEC family transporter, which encodes MLALLIQTLNITAPVFAMLFLGVLLRRIHLIDDNFNKVASQLVFNVCMPALLFLGIYHADLAAAVRPGIMLYFTVATLAGFAIAWGMAVWRSPWADRGIYTQGAFRGNNGVIGLALAASLYGDYGISLGAVLAGLVILLYNSLSAIVLAVYSPDLKSDPWSILKSILKNPLILSVLVAIPMAYGQVPLPNWLLTSGDYLAQMTLPLALICIGGTLSLTALRDSGRLAVDASLVKMAWLPLIGTLGAWLCGFRGAELGILFLYIGSPTAAASYVMARAANGNHELAASIIVITTLMAAITTNIGIFILQWGGWI